In Dyadobacter sp. NIV53, a single window of DNA contains:
- a CDS encoding ABC transporter permease gives MIQNYLKIAWRNLFRNKVYSFINIAGLAMGIAAFLLILEYVSFEKSVNQFHANLPQMYRMLNLDKKGQTWPEMEPGWALGAKQNFPEIKEFCRYAEGTAKGIVKREGANMESFRESEIGYVEGNFFGFFSFPVVSGNPQALKKSNVVFISKKTAAKYFGTEDALGKTLTLSNQFGVTSYAIEGTYEIPSNSDIRFDMVFSLETLASPANLNGNSWAALNNLDSQYLSTFFLLNKGTDVKTLEKKLNKLRNQFKTDKDGVQFRLQAFENMHLSEKLGDNYQTTGNLKYVYMLLIIAVMILVIAWFNYINLSTAQALKRANEVGVRKVIGATPGNLILQFLGESMLTNALSFSLAIVLIYLLQPLFNQLIGKELSLKSLGNSSIWIVGLSVLLFGSLISGIYTAFALSRYNPVKILKGNFTKTSNGIFLRKSLVVSQFTISVVLILVTIVIYSQLKFMQTQNLSINTDQMLVVRGPEVGKDSSYKNRKAAFWNELGQQSFVKDYSLSGTVPGSFYNFKTSGFTQPSSKQGAELETYAFAIIGDKYLKTYGIQLKAGRNFTQEETNVEWNANSKVLLNEKAIAKLGFKSADEAIQTKIKWDERYLDVIGVVKDYHHLGLQSAIDPMIFYPQNSTSYITIKLTPDQIQNKMEKLEGMYKNFFAGNPFEYFFVDENFNKQYTSEKQYSEIFTTASVWAIFIACMGLFGLATFTVETRTKEIGIRKVLGASVGSIVSLLSLDFLKLVFAAIVIASPLAWYFMTDWLKDFENKITISWWIFAVGGVLAIVIAILTIGFQSISAALMNPVKSLRSE, from the coding sequence ATGATCCAAAATTATCTCAAAATTGCCTGGCGAAACTTGTTCCGTAATAAGGTTTACAGCTTTATCAACATAGCCGGGCTGGCAATGGGCATTGCAGCTTTTTTACTGATTCTTGAATATGTGAGTTTTGAAAAAAGTGTGAACCAGTTTCATGCCAATCTGCCACAAATGTACCGGATGTTAAATCTGGATAAGAAGGGACAAACATGGCCGGAAATGGAACCGGGTTGGGCGCTTGGAGCAAAACAAAATTTTCCGGAAATAAAAGAATTCTGTCGTTATGCAGAGGGAACTGCCAAAGGCATTGTAAAAAGAGAAGGTGCGAATATGGAATCGTTCCGGGAAAGTGAAATTGGTTATGTCGAAGGAAATTTTTTCGGTTTTTTTAGCTTTCCCGTTGTTTCAGGAAATCCACAGGCACTTAAAAAGTCTAATGTAGTTTTTATATCGAAAAAGACTGCCGCAAAATATTTTGGAACAGAAGATGCTCTGGGTAAAACACTTACGCTTTCAAATCAGTTTGGCGTAACCTCGTATGCCATCGAGGGAACGTACGAGATTCCTTCCAATTCCGACATCCGGTTTGATATGGTATTTTCGCTTGAAACGCTGGCCAGCCCTGCAAATCTGAACGGCAATAGTTGGGCAGCCCTTAATAACCTGGATTCACAGTATCTCAGCACTTTTTTTCTGCTGAATAAAGGTACTGATGTTAAAACCCTGGAAAAAAAGCTAAACAAATTACGAAACCAGTTCAAAACGGATAAAGATGGTGTCCAGTTCAGGTTACAGGCTTTCGAAAACATGCATTTGTCTGAAAAACTGGGTGACAATTATCAGACAACCGGCAACCTGAAATATGTATACATGCTTCTGATCATTGCCGTAATGATACTGGTTATTGCCTGGTTTAATTACATCAACCTCTCTACCGCACAAGCTTTGAAAAGGGCTAACGAAGTAGGCGTCCGTAAGGTGATCGGGGCAACGCCGGGAAACCTGATCCTGCAATTTTTAGGTGAATCAATGCTGACCAATGCGCTTAGTTTTTCATTAGCCATTGTGTTGATTTATTTGCTTCAGCCTCTTTTTAATCAATTAATAGGGAAAGAACTTTCGCTGAAATCACTTGGAAATTCTTCGATCTGGATTGTCGGGCTGAGTGTATTATTGTTTGGCTCGCTCATATCCGGAATTTACACGGCTTTTGCTTTATCAAGATACAATCCGGTCAAAATCCTGAAAGGAAATTTTACCAAAACATCAAACGGTATATTCCTAAGAAAATCCCTTGTCGTTTCACAATTTACTATTTCGGTGGTTTTGATCCTGGTCACCATTGTGATCTACTCTCAGTTAAAATTCATGCAAACTCAGAACCTGAGTATCAATACAGATCAGATGCTGGTGGTACGCGGGCCTGAAGTTGGAAAGGACAGTTCCTACAAAAACAGGAAAGCGGCCTTTTGGAATGAGTTGGGGCAGCAGAGTTTTGTAAAAGATTACAGTTTGTCGGGAACAGTGCCAGGAAGTTTTTACAACTTCAAAACTTCCGGGTTTACACAACCCTCTTCGAAACAAGGAGCCGAATTAGAAACCTACGCGTTTGCCATCATTGGAGATAAGTATTTAAAGACTTATGGAATTCAGTTAAAAGCCGGCCGGAATTTTACACAGGAAGAAACCAATGTGGAGTGGAATGCAAACAGCAAAGTTCTGCTCAACGAAAAGGCAATAGCTAAGTTAGGCTTCAAATCTGCCGATGAAGCTATTCAAACCAAAATTAAGTGGGATGAACGGTACCTGGATGTAATCGGCGTTGTGAAAGATTATCATCATTTGGGCCTGCAAAGTGCCATTGACCCTATGATATTTTATCCGCAAAACAGCACTTCATACATTACCATCAAACTGACTCCCGACCAGATCCAAAATAAAATGGAGAAGCTTGAAGGAATGTATAAAAACTTCTTCGCGGGTAACCCATTCGAATATTTCTTCGTTGACGAAAACTTTAACAAGCAGTATACTTCTGAAAAACAATACAGTGAAATATTTACAACTGCATCTGTCTGGGCTATTTTTATAGCCTGCATGGGGCTGTTCGGACTGGCAACATTTACTGTGGAAACCCGGACTAAAGAAATTGGGATCAGAAAAGTATTAGGTGCTTCTGTTGGCAGCATTGTAAGTTTATTATCCCTTGATTTTCTGAAACTTGTTTTTGCAGCCATTGTCATTGCAAGCCCGCTTGCCTGGTATTTCATGACAGACTGGCTAAAAGATTTTGAAAACAAAATAACAATTTCCTGGTGGATTTTTGCCGTGGGAGGTGTACTGGCAATTGTCATCGCCATATTAACAATTGGTTTCCAAAGCATCAGCGCAGCACTGATGAATCCGGTGAAAAGCTTGCGCAGTGAGTAA
- a CDS encoding ABC transporter permease produces the protein MFRNYFKIAWRNIVRNKAFSAINIFGLAVGFTCCLLISAFLVDELSFDKYPTYSKDIYRVELNVENRDFYSNVDVAVGEGINNAFPEVLASTRIMKWANVFVKNNDRQFKEPSLALADSNFLSMFEIPLSQGDIHTALKSPNSIVLSKSAAIRYFGNENALGRFLLVNNSGNVPYKVTGILGEMPGNLHFNFNIFLSMPEYAKGRTWSNVGTYTYLQLSPNADVKKLEAKLPQLVAEHVVPEVQRDMGVSLAEAQKSVNTFKFYLKPVSTIHLYSDNKDELGVNGSIKYVYTFAALAIFILLLACVNFTNLSTAGFVKRSKEVGIRKVMGSNKSPLVAQFLTESVMLACLAFLFALGLVYILLPFFNQLSGKQISYKFFAGYQPLVISLAAVFIAGVLAGIYPAFFLSSFNIISVLKSSSPTQPHNSRNLRGSLIVFQFAVSIALIICTIVVHNQLNYMQNKELGFDKTQTLIINDTHLLRKSEVAFKQQLLQDNKVVSVTISRDVPVISGGLDGTQAHLKEKIAKENNAEIHVTRYHVDYDYIKTLGMKIVKGRDFSTTFSTDSSAVVLNETAVRDFGLHTTDPVGKTIVTSGQHQFTIIGVVKDFHYASIKQKIAPLVMMLDKNSGGMMVKVKTTEIESFLANTRNQWKSYNADGPFSYSFLDEKFGSVYASEKRTGQVFTLFASISIIIAALGLFGLSAYTTKQRTKEIGVRKVLGASVQQVVFLLSKEFLIMVGIALLIATPITWFAMHNWLQEFAYRIDISWTTFILAGIIALIIAFVTVSFESIKAALMNPVKSLRSE, from the coding sequence ATGTTTCGTAACTATTTCAAGATCGCCTGGCGGAATATCGTTCGCAATAAAGCTTTTTCTGCCATCAATATTTTTGGACTGGCGGTTGGGTTTACCTGTTGTTTGCTGATCAGTGCATTTTTAGTTGACGAGTTAAGTTTCGATAAATATCCAACATACTCAAAGGATATTTACCGTGTTGAGTTAAATGTAGAAAACCGGGATTTTTATTCCAACGTAGATGTGGCTGTGGGAGAAGGAATTAACAATGCTTTTCCGGAAGTGCTGGCTTCAACCCGGATTATGAAATGGGCGAATGTTTTTGTAAAGAATAATGACAGGCAATTCAAAGAACCATCGCTTGCACTCGCCGATTCCAATTTCCTGTCAATGTTTGAAATCCCTCTTTCGCAGGGTGACATACATACAGCATTAAAATCACCAAACAGTATAGTGCTTTCAAAGTCCGCAGCGATCAGATATTTTGGAAATGAAAATGCACTGGGCAGGTTTTTACTGGTAAACAACAGTGGAAATGTCCCATACAAAGTGACTGGAATTTTGGGTGAAATGCCTGGAAACCTGCATTTTAATTTTAATATTTTCCTAAGCATGCCCGAATATGCCAAAGGGCGTACATGGAGTAATGTAGGAACCTATACTTATTTGCAATTGTCCCCGAATGCTGATGTAAAAAAGCTGGAAGCAAAATTACCGCAACTGGTAGCTGAACACGTGGTGCCCGAAGTTCAGCGCGATATGGGCGTTAGTCTGGCAGAAGCTCAAAAATCGGTCAATACGTTCAAATTTTATTTGAAACCAGTTTCTACTATTCATTTATACTCTGATAATAAGGATGAGCTGGGTGTGAATGGAAGTATCAAATATGTGTACACATTCGCTGCACTGGCCATATTTATTTTACTTCTGGCTTGTGTAAATTTCACTAATTTATCTACGGCGGGATTTGTAAAGCGGTCGAAGGAAGTGGGAATCCGTAAGGTAATGGGTTCAAATAAGAGTCCGCTGGTCGCACAGTTTTTGACTGAATCAGTCATGCTGGCATGTTTGGCTTTTCTGTTTGCCTTGGGTCTGGTTTATATTTTACTTCCCTTCTTTAACCAGCTTTCAGGAAAGCAAATTAGTTATAAGTTTTTTGCAGGATATCAGCCTTTAGTTATTTCCCTGGCAGCTGTTTTTATTGCAGGCGTACTGGCTGGAATTTATCCTGCGTTTTTCCTTTCTTCATTTAATATTATCAGTGTTTTAAAAAGCAGCTCTCCCACACAGCCGCACAATTCACGGAATCTTCGAGGCAGCCTCATCGTCTTTCAGTTCGCAGTTTCAATTGCTTTGATTATTTGTACCATCGTTGTTCATAATCAACTGAATTACATGCAGAATAAAGAATTGGGTTTTGATAAAACACAAACTTTGATTATAAACGACACGCATTTATTGAGGAAAAGCGAGGTAGCATTTAAACAGCAATTATTACAGGACAATAAGGTTGTAAGTGTGACAATTTCCAGGGACGTTCCCGTGATTTCGGGTGGTTTGGATGGAACACAGGCACATTTGAAAGAAAAAATTGCAAAGGAAAATAATGCAGAAATTCATGTTACACGGTACCACGTGGATTATGATTATATAAAAACGCTGGGAATGAAAATCGTAAAAGGAAGGGACTTTTCCACAACTTTTTCGACAGATTCATCGGCCGTTGTTTTAAATGAAACTGCTGTCCGGGATTTTGGATTACATACTACTGATCCTGTCGGAAAAACCATTGTAACATCCGGTCAGCACCAGTTTACGATTATTGGCGTCGTTAAAGATTTTCATTATGCTTCTATCAAGCAAAAAATTGCCCCGTTGGTTATGATGCTTGACAAAAATTCGGGTGGGATGATGGTAAAAGTAAAGACGACAGAAATTGAATCTTTTCTTGCCAATACAAGAAACCAATGGAAATCGTACAATGCTGATGGCCCGTTCAGTTATTCATTTTTAGATGAGAAGTTTGGTAGTGTATATGCCAGTGAAAAAAGAACCGGACAGGTATTTACCTTATTTGCTTCCATTTCGATCATTATTGCCGCACTCGGTTTATTTGGATTATCAGCTTACACGACCAAACAAAGAACAAAAGAGATCGGTGTTCGGAAAGTATTAGGAGCGAGTGTTCAGCAGGTTGTGTTTCTTTTATCCAAAGAATTTCTGATCATGGTGGGCATTGCTTTGCTTATTGCAACTCCAATTACCTGGTTTGCCATGCATAACTGGTTACAGGAATTTGCTTACAGGATCGACATCAGCTGGACAACTTTTATTCTGGCCGGCATCATCGCATTAATCATCGCATTTGTTACAGTAAGTTTTGAAAGCATCAAAGCAGCACTGATGAACCCGGTGAAATCGTTACGCAGCGAATAA
- a CDS encoding ABC transporter permease: MLKNYAKIAFRSLWKYKTNSLVSITGLAIGIGCFLLLATYILHELRYDRFQEKGDRIVRVNLFYQSGDGEPVYIAITPTAVSPVFSREFAEVEKGIRLYAMGGSAAVPIQYEDELFNEKKVLFADSSFFDIFSFPFVEGDRKTALSQPNSVVIDETTARKYFGNESAIGKSVKMAEKYTLQVTGVVADVPSYSQIKFNWLASYSTLPRSKTEAFDSANDYTYLLLKPNAKVKTLQAKVDGFVTKNLNNPQDPTSKVKLELEAFNKIHLYSKASNGMEASGNYKYIYILSGVAMLILIIACINFINLVTARSAVRAREVGVRKVMGAMRFQVFRQYLFECGIITVLAVFLGLIIASLSFSGLSNLTGTILNLGVWPSYSVGLLLLVLGIIVTLLSGAYPAAVLSGFEPIKVLKGSSLSNGGSGLRSFLVVFQFSISLLFIIGTLIARQQLNYIQNKNLGLNPSQIIVLDLSTGISANKLASMKNELLNNSVVESVTASYDSPIDVQGGYSITAKDKPAGFNMNITAIPVEKDFVPTLGMKLVAGENFNETDILQATVDSAELRKFAFILNESAVKALGWSPANAIGKEVNMNGRTGEVKAVAKDFHFRSLHEKIGPIAMIPEYNYFGKVMVKTTAGNADKAIDALKSNWKTNFPMRPFEYHFLDQEFDQMYKAESRVSSILTIFSTITILISCLGLFALIAFISQQRTKEIGIRKVLGATATSIVVLLSKEFVKLTLIAIVIASPIAWYFMNQWLQDFAYRIEISWWIFAVAGLIAHSIALLTVSFQSVKAALMNPVKSLRSE; encoded by the coding sequence ATGTTAAAAAACTACGCAAAAATCGCCTTCCGCAGTCTTTGGAAATATAAGACTAACTCGCTTGTGAGTATCACCGGCCTTGCCATTGGCATTGGCTGTTTTTTGTTGCTGGCGACGTACATTTTGCACGAATTGCGGTACGATCGTTTTCAGGAAAAAGGTGACAGGATTGTCAGGGTTAATCTGTTTTATCAATCTGGCGATGGCGAGCCGGTCTATATTGCCATTACGCCAACCGCTGTTTCACCAGTCTTTTCTCGTGAATTTGCAGAAGTTGAAAAGGGTATAAGATTATATGCGATGGGTGGTTCCGCTGCCGTTCCGATTCAGTATGAAGACGAACTTTTTAACGAGAAAAAAGTCCTTTTTGCTGATTCCAGCTTTTTTGACATTTTCTCATTTCCATTTGTTGAGGGAGACCGTAAAACTGCCTTATCACAACCCAATTCCGTTGTTATAGATGAAACGACTGCCCGGAAATATTTCGGCAACGAAAGCGCGATTGGTAAGTCCGTGAAAATGGCAGAAAAATATACATTACAGGTAACCGGTGTAGTTGCAGACGTTCCATCGTATTCCCAGATCAAATTCAACTGGCTGGCTAGTTACAGCACTTTGCCACGATCCAAAACCGAAGCTTTTGATTCAGCAAATGACTACACTTATCTATTGTTGAAGCCAAACGCAAAGGTCAAAACCCTACAAGCAAAGGTTGACGGATTCGTAACCAAAAATCTGAACAATCCGCAGGATCCAACTTCCAAAGTCAAACTTGAACTGGAAGCATTTAACAAAATACATCTCTATTCCAAAGCATCCAATGGAATGGAAGCATCCGGCAATTACAAATACATTTATATTCTTTCGGGTGTTGCGATGCTCATTTTGATCATTGCCTGCATCAACTTTATCAATCTGGTAACTGCCCGTTCGGCCGTTCGCGCAAGGGAGGTTGGTGTTCGCAAAGTGATGGGTGCGATGCGGTTTCAGGTGTTCAGACAGTATTTATTTGAATGCGGAATTATCACCGTTTTAGCGGTATTTCTCGGATTGATCATTGCATCATTGAGTTTTTCCGGGCTAAGTAATCTGACAGGAACAATTCTAAATCTGGGCGTTTGGCCTTCATATTCAGTTGGTTTGCTGCTACTGGTACTCGGTATTATCGTTACACTTTTATCCGGTGCTTATCCTGCCGCCGTTCTTTCGGGATTTGAGCCGATTAAAGTTTTGAAAGGGAGTTCATTGTCGAACGGTGGCAGCGGACTACGTAGTTTTCTGGTCGTTTTCCAATTCTCCATTTCTCTTCTCTTCATTATCGGTACGCTCATCGCCAGGCAGCAACTGAACTATATCCAGAACAAAAACCTGGGCCTTAATCCTTCGCAAATCATCGTTCTGGATCTTAGTACCGGAATTTCTGCTAATAAACTGGCATCCATGAAAAACGAATTGCTGAACAATTCTGTCGTAGAATCAGTAACTGCTTCATACGATTCGCCAATTGACGTGCAGGGCGGTTACAGCATTACTGCCAAAGACAAACCGGCCGGATTTAACATGAATATCACCGCAATTCCGGTTGAAAAAGATTTTGTTCCAACATTGGGAATGAAACTTGTTGCAGGCGAAAACTTCAATGAAACGGATATTTTGCAAGCGACGGTCGATTCAGCTGAATTAAGAAAATTTGCGTTTATTTTGAATGAATCAGCCGTGAAGGCACTAGGCTGGTCACCGGCTAATGCCATTGGAAAAGAGGTAAATATGAATGGCAGAACGGGCGAAGTAAAAGCAGTAGCCAAAGACTTCCATTTCCGGTCTCTTCATGAAAAGATCGGGCCAATTGCGATGATTCCCGAATACAATTATTTTGGAAAAGTGATGGTAAAAACCACTGCCGGCAATGCAGACAAAGCGATCGATGCCTTAAAAAGCAATTGGAAAACAAACTTTCCAATGCGCCCGTTCGAATACCATTTCCTGGATCAGGAGTTTGACCAAATGTACAAAGCCGAAAGCCGCGTTTCTTCTATTTTGACGATATTTTCGACGATTACTATTCTGATATCTTGTCTTGGCTTGTTTGCACTGATCGCATTCATTTCACAACAAAGAACCAAAGAAATCGGAATCCGTAAAGTATTGGGTGCAACTGCAACAAGCATCGTTGTTTTGTTATCCAAAGAATTTGTAAAACTAACCCTGATCGCGATCGTAATTGCCTCGCCGATAGCCTGGTACTTTATGAATCAATGGTTACAGGATTTCGCATACCGGATCGAAATAAGCTGGTGGATTTTCGCAGTTGCAGGTTTAATAGCCCATTCAATCGCGTTGCTAACGGTTAGTTTTCAAAGTGTGAAAGCGGCGTTGATGAATCCGGTGAAATCGCTTCGAAGCGAATAA
- a CDS encoding four helix bundle protein: MEDRVYQSFEDLMIWKESMRFSVEIYQLFKDSRDFGFIDQIQRASVSVPSNIAEGFERQTDKEFVQFLFIAKGSNGELRTQLYLAIELKYIDKKIGIEMIERARKISSMIQNLIKVRREKG, encoded by the coding sequence ATGGAGGATAGAGTTTACCAGTCATTTGAGGATTTAATGATATGGAAAGAATCGATGCGGTTTAGTGTAGAGATTTATCAGTTATTCAAGGATAGCAGGGATTTTGGATTTATAGATCAGATTCAGCGTGCTTCGGTCTCTGTACCCTCAAATATTGCCGAGGGATTTGAGCGACAGACGGATAAAGAATTTGTTCAGTTTTTATTTATTGCAAAAGGGTCAAACGGAGAATTAAGAACTCAACTGTATCTAGCCATCGAATTAAAATACATTGATAAAAAGATTGGAATAGAAATGATTGAAAGAGCAAGGAAAATATCAAGTATGATTCAAAATTTAATTAAAGTGAGAAGAGAAAAGGGCTAA
- a CDS encoding ABC transporter permease: MLRNYLKIAFRNLLKHKAFSFINIAGVAIGLACFLLLALYVKDELSYDRYNANADRIYRLSRDFLSKDGTTSLRLGHAAPPFGPLIKQDFPEVEQVVRLLQKGALVKYGESVFNEENMFAAEQNLFKVFSFDLLSGNPDKALENPFSIMFSKPMAEKYFGKENPIGKTVRLDNQLDYTVTGVFEPLPSQSHFHPSFLVSFSTLNDPRVYGAEGLRTNWGNNSFSTFLLLPKNYDPQKLVKAFPAFQNRHVDPKASTWSVLNLMKLTDIHLHSHLDSEIEANGDIQYVYLFSAIAIFILIIACINYMNLATAKSATRAKEVGMRKVIGAVRSQLINQFLSESILLVLVSVLLAILIVVLCLPALNNFTQKQLSFNALLDPVFIAILVSITLFTGVIAGSYPAFFMTSFQPISVLKGKIASALKNGKLRQSLVVAQFAIAVVLIISTAVVYNQMRYIKNYKLGYSKDQVVILSVPDDSATNFESIRQRFKENSNIKDVGRSSRIPSGRLLDSWEAYVMKGDTMAPTDINIKSLAVDEDFIPAYQIEMAAGRNFSREFSTDKTSGFVLNETAVKQLGWKNPADAIGNRFGYGEIRGQIIGVTKDYHFESLHQKVAPIAMFNQPGRLGRVSIHISGGNIKQAVAHIESVWNSQFPQTPFQYEFLDQRFGKLYAREETQQMLFGIFAGIAIFISCLGLLGLSMFMAELRTKEIGVRKVLGASVGSIVTLLSQDFLKLVLIAIVIASPIAWYGMHNWLQDFAYHTEINWWVFALAGVISIGIALFTVSFQSIKAALMNPVKSLRSE, translated from the coding sequence ATGCTACGAAATTATCTAAAAATCGCATTCAGAAACTTGTTGAAACACAAGGCTTTCAGTTTTATCAACATTGCAGGCGTGGCTATTGGGCTGGCTTGTTTTTTGTTGTTGGCCCTTTATGTTAAGGATGAATTGAGTTATGACCGCTACAATGCAAACGCGGATCGGATATATCGGTTGTCGAGAGACTTTTTGTCAAAAGATGGAACAACTTCGTTGCGTTTGGGACATGCCGCTCCGCCGTTCGGGCCGCTAATCAAACAGGATTTCCCCGAGGTGGAACAAGTGGTTCGTTTGCTTCAAAAGGGCGCTTTGGTTAAATACGGGGAAAGCGTTTTCAATGAAGAAAATATGTTTGCTGCAGAGCAGAATTTGTTCAAGGTTTTCAGTTTTGACCTGTTAAGCGGTAATCCTGACAAGGCGCTTGAAAATCCGTTCTCGATCATGTTTTCCAAACCAATGGCAGAGAAATATTTTGGAAAAGAAAACCCAATTGGAAAGACAGTACGTCTTGACAATCAGCTCGATTATACCGTAACCGGCGTTTTTGAGCCACTTCCATCACAGTCACATTTTCATCCAAGTTTCCTGGTTTCATTTTCAACATTGAATGATCCGAGAGTTTATGGAGCCGAAGGATTGCGTACCAATTGGGGGAATAATTCATTCTCAACGTTCTTGCTTTTACCTAAAAACTACGACCCGCAAAAACTTGTTAAAGCATTTCCTGCTTTTCAGAATCGACATGTAGATCCGAAAGCTTCCACATGGTCTGTTCTTAATCTGATGAAATTGACAGATATTCATTTGCATTCACATCTGGATTCAGAAATTGAGGCAAATGGGGATATTCAATATGTGTATCTGTTTTCGGCAATCGCTATTTTTATCCTGATCATTGCCTGTATCAACTACATGAATCTTGCGACTGCAAAATCTGCTACGCGTGCGAAAGAAGTTGGGATGAGGAAAGTGATTGGCGCTGTTCGCTCCCAATTGATCAATCAATTTTTGAGTGAATCTATCCTGCTGGTTCTGGTTTCGGTTCTTTTGGCAATTTTAATAGTCGTGCTATGTTTGCCGGCACTAAACAATTTTACTCAAAAACAACTTTCATTCAACGCATTACTTGATCCGGTTTTCATAGCCATTTTGGTTTCAATTACTCTTTTTACCGGCGTCATTGCAGGAAGTTATCCGGCATTTTTTATGACATCTTTCCAGCCGATTAGTGTACTGAAAGGCAAGATTGCTTCCGCATTGAAGAACGGAAAGTTGCGGCAATCGCTTGTAGTGGCACAATTTGCGATCGCAGTCGTGCTCATTATCAGTACCGCAGTGGTTTATAATCAAATGCGTTATATCAAAAATTATAAATTAGGTTATTCTAAAGATCAGGTTGTAATTCTGAGCGTGCCTGATGATTCCGCTACCAATTTTGAAAGTATCAGACAACGGTTTAAAGAGAATAGCAATATCAAAGATGTAGGCCGTTCATCCAGAATTCCATCGGGGCGTTTACTGGATTCATGGGAAGCTTATGTGATGAAAGGTGACACAATGGCTCCTACCGATATTAACATAAAGTCACTTGCTGTTGACGAAGATTTTATTCCTGCCTATCAAATTGAAATGGCTGCCGGAAGAAATTTTTCAAGAGAATTTTCGACTGATAAAACTTCGGGATTCGTACTGAATGAAACTGCTGTTAAACAATTGGGCTGGAAAAATCCCGCTGATGCAATTGGAAACAGGTTCGGATATGGAGAAATTCGTGGACAAATTATCGGTGTTACCAAAGATTATCACTTCGAATCATTACACCAAAAAGTGGCGCCAATTGCAATGTTCAATCAGCCGGGAAGATTAGGAAGGGTTTCGATTCATATTTCTGGTGGTAATATCAAACAGGCGGTTGCTCACATCGAATCTGTCTGGAACAGCCAGTTTCCACAAACACCATTTCAATATGAATTTCTCGACCAGCGTTTCGGGAAACTTTATGCAAGAGAAGAAACCCAGCAAATGCTCTTCGGAATTTTCGCAGGAATCGCTATCTTCATTTCATGTCTGGGATTGCTGGGACTATCGATGTTTATGGCAGAATTACGCACAAAGGAAATTGGTGTAAGAAAAGTATTGGGGGCGTCAGTCGGCAGTATCGTCACGCTACTTTCGCAGGATTTCCTGAAACTGGTATTAATAGCAATCGTCATCGCATCACCAATCGCCTGGTACGGAATGCACAACTGGTTACAGGATTTCGCCTATCACACAGAAATTAACTGGTGGGTTTTCGCCCTTGCCGGAGTCATATCAATAGGAATTGCGCTATTTACGGTTAGTTTTCAAAGTATTAAGGCAGCGCTGATGAATCCGGTGAAATCTTTACGGAGCGAATAG
- a CDS encoding RNA polymerase sigma factor — MQHLFLTRCLLGMFDEKELVAKIINGDLRAFELLVKQYQKLVFHVVNRIIDNQEDAEDICQEVFILVHKTIGKFRFESKLSTWIARIAYVTAINYLRKYRKNKTTDSRIDQFHFTEENPQNLLSKKEESNYVNMLINQMPEQYKTVLTLYHLNEFSYQEIEEITQMPEGTIKSYLFRARKLLKEKLSVYLKKELL, encoded by the coding sequence ATGCAACATTTATTTCTTACCCGTTGTCTACTGGGCATGTTCGACGAAAAGGAATTGGTTGCCAAAATTATTAACGGAGATTTACGGGCTTTTGAGTTGTTGGTAAAACAATATCAAAAACTTGTCTTTCATGTTGTTAACAGGATTATCGACAACCAGGAAGACGCAGAGGATATTTGTCAGGAGGTATTTATCCTGGTGCATAAAACGATTGGAAAATTTCGTTTTGAATCAAAATTATCGACCTGGATTGCACGAATAGCCTATGTTACTGCAATTAATTACCTAAGGAAATACAGAAAAAATAAAACGACCGATTCTCGCATTGACCAATTCCATTTCACGGAAGAGAATCCTCAAAATTTGTTATCAAAAAAGGAAGAGTCGAATTATGTAAATATGCTGATTAACCAGATGCCGGAGCAGTACAAAACGGTTTTGACGCTTTATCACCTGAATGAATTTTCGTACCAGGAAATTGAAGAAATAACCCAAATGCCGGAAGGAACAATAAAAAGTTACCTTTTCCGTGCACGCAAACTGTTAAAAGAAAAACTTAGCGTTTATCTAAAAAAAGAATTGTTATGA